CGCATCCCCCCTCCTCCACACCGCCCCCACCCCTGTCCGAAGCCCCCTTCGACGACCGCCGCGTGTGGACCCTGATCGCCAGCGGCGGTGCCCGGGCCGTCCATCACATCGAATCGCCGGCCATGACCTCACTCTGCCGCATGAGCCGGGTCCACAACATCGAAGGATTGATCGCCCTGGTGAGCGTGATCCGACCCGGCGCAGCCAACGAACAAAACAAACTGCGCTTCACCCGCAGGTACCAGGGACTCGAACCCGTCACATATCCCCACCCCATCCTGGCCGAGTGCCTGGGAGATGCCTGGGGCCTGGTCATCTACGAGGAACATATCCTGTTGATCTGCGAACGCTTCGCCGGTTTGTCCCCCGGCCAGGCCGATCAGTTGCGACGGGCACTGAGCCGGGGACACATGGCCCGGGTGGACGCACTCGGTCGCGAGTTTCACCGGGCCGCCCGCGCCCGCGGACACCCCGAAGACCTCATCGCCACCGTCTGGTCCATGGTCCGCAATTTCGCCGGTTACTCCTTCTGCAAGGCCCACAGCACCGCCTACGCCGTGGAAGCCTACCAGTCCGCCTGGCTGAAATGTTATTTCCCGGCCGATTTCATGGCCGCCGTCCTCACCCAGGGCAAGGGATTCTACGACCCCCTGGTGTACGTCCTCGAATGCCATCGCCTGGGCGTGCCGTTGCTCCGACCTGATGTGAACCAACCCGGCCCGCGCTTCGAAGTGGAAACCCATCCGCGACCCGCCATCCGGGTCCCGCTGACCCGCTTGAAAAACCTCACGGAGAAAACCCGGGACCGTCTCCTGGACGAACGGGCCCGCGCCCCGTTCACCTCCATGGCCGACTTTTACCAACGGGTGCAGCCCCTGCCCGAAGAACTGGAAGCCATGGTCCGCGTGGGTGCCTTCGACGGCTGGAACCTTCCGCGAACCGCCCAGTTCTGGGAAGTCCGGCGACTGCTCCGACACCGCACCTCCAACGACCGCCCCACCCAGGGCTGGCTGTTCCCCGAACTCGCACCCGAGGCCCCTTTCACTTCCGGTATCCCCGCCCACGTGAACCTCCCGGCCCGCCAACCCACGCTCCAGGAACGCCTGGCCGACGAACTCGAGTTGCTGGGCTTCCCCGTCAGCGCACATCCCCTGGCGTTGTACCCGGACATCGCATGGGAATCCTATTGCCCGGTCTCGTGCCTGGCCGAACACGCAGGCCAACAGGTCACCACCTGCGGTCTGGTCGTCGAACAACGAGTCCACCACCAGATCACCGGCGAACCCATGAAGTTCCTCACCCTGGCCGATTGGACCGGCATGGTGGAAACCGAACTGTTCGCCCCCACCTACCGCACCTACGGACCGGTCACCCTCCGGTACCCGGTGCTGGAAGTCACCGGCAGGGTGGAACCTTTCGAAAACGGATGCGGATTCACCCTGCGGGTGGAACGGGCCGGCCCGCCCCGCCGCCGATCCTCACCCCACCGGCCGGCTACCGCCCCTGACCCAACCTCCCACCAAGCCGCCCTCCCCGCCATCGCTTGAGCCCCACGCCCAACCCGGCCCGTCGCCCCCACCCCCACTCACCTCAACACCATACGCACCCACTGCACCAGGAGCACCACGATCACAGCCGGACAAAACCACCGCAGAAAAAAGCCCCATAACCGCACGCGCCACCGACCCCACCGGCCCCCCACAAACCCCGGGCACCCCACAGCCGCCTCCTCCGCCGCCGNNNNNNNNNNNNNNNNNNNNNNNNNNNNNNNNNNNNNNNNNNNNNNNNNNNNNNNNNNNNNNNNNNNNNNNNNNNNNNNNNNNNNNNNNNNNNNNNNNNNNNNNNNNNNNNNNNTTCCACCGACCACCGCCACCCCGTAAACACACTCAACAAAAGCGAAATCACCAACAACAAGCCCGTTCCAAACACCTGGTCCAAAATGCCCATCACACCCGTCTGCCCCGCCCAGTGCACCTCCGAGAAAAACCGCACCCCACCCACCGACAACGCCGAGGGAATCCCCGCCACAAATGCAGCCCCACCCACCGACCACGCCGCCCCGGCCCGACTCACCCCCTTCTCCCGAACCAGCCAGGCCACCGGCACCTCCAACATCGCAATCGTCGACGTCAACGCCGCCACCACCAGCAACGAAAAGAACAACGTCCCGATCACCACCCCGCCCGGCATCCGCGCAAACACATCCGGCAATGTCTGAAACGTCAGCGCCGGACCGCCCGCCGGATCCCGACCCAGCGCAAACACGGCCGGAAAAATCATCAAACCCGCCACCAACGCCACCAGCGTGTCCAGGCCCGCCACCCACAGGCTCGCCCGCGGCAACGGATGCGACCGGTCCAGATACGACGCGTACGTGATCAGCAAACCCCAACCCACCCCCAGCGAAAACATGACCTGCCCCACGGCCTTCAACAACACCTCCGCATTCAGCTTGCCGAAGTCCGGATGCAGATAATACCGCACACCCGCTCCCGCACCGGGCAACGTCA
Above is a window of Limisphaera ngatamarikiensis DNA encoding:
- a CDS encoding sodium-dependent transporter, whose amino-acid sequence is MQAQQPLEHWRSRAGFILAAAGSAIGLGNIWRFPYLTGENGGAAFVMVYVVAVALVGLPLMLNELVLGRRGGRDVVGSLRELAPGTFWPWTGFLCVICCFVVLSYYSVVAGWALAYAVATALGLRLDFAAFAASPGPVLLSFAVFLAWTVAIVQAGVAAGIERWSRRLMPLLWLLMLVVLIRSVTLPGAGAGVRYYLHPDFGKLNAEVLLKAVGQVMFSLGVGWGLLITYASYLDRSHPLPRASLWVAGLDTLVALVAGLMIFPAVFALGRDPAGGPALTFQTLPDVFARMPGGVVIGTLFFSLLVVAALTSTIAMLEVPVAWLVREKGVSRAGAAWSVGGAAFVAGIPSALSVGGVRFFSEVHWAGQTGVMGILDQVFGTGLLLVISLLLSVFTGWRWSVE